GACGTACTGGAATAAGCACTTCTCGCCTAAGCGAGTTGAGTTTAAAAGAATCAACACGTTTTACAGTAGAAGAATTATATCTAATAGCTTTAGCAATAGATATCAAACCCGCAATTGTACTGGAAGAAGTATGTAAAAACTTAAAACTTAATCCTCGATAATGGCTAAAGTACCTTTTAAAGTTTCCGCAAGGACAGCAAAATTAATTGGTTTAGAGAATTTCTCTAATGCAGAAGGTGCTATAATAGAGCTTATAAAAAACACCTATGATGCTGATTCCAAAATTTGCATTACAATATTTGACTTACAATATAAAGAAATTGAAAACCTTTCTAACGAAAGCAATGAGACGTCTGAAAAGGAACTAGTACTGGATAGAGATAATAGTAACATTTTTATCATAGATAATGGTGAAGGAATGACAGATTCAATAATCTCTAATCAATGGATGACTATTGGAACAGATGATAAGTTATACTCTCATACTTCCGAAGATGGAAGAGTAAAAACTGGAGCAAAAGGAATAGGTCGATTTGCATTAAACCGACTTGGTCTATCTACAGAAATGTATACTATCTCAAAAACAAATAAAGACATTGGACACTATTGGAAAGTCAATTGGGATGATTTTGATAAAAAGGGAGCTGTTGTTTCTCAAATCAATGCTGAATTGTTAGATAAACCGAATTTAGATTTAAAAAATCTTTTACATAACAGATTTGAAGAAAATCAACAAATTGCCGAAGTAATACAAGAGAAATCATTTTCCAATGGAACTATCATAAAGATTTCAAATCTTAACGATAATTGGGAGTTTGAACAACTGAAAAAGCTTTATGATAATTTAGAAATGCTTTTACCTCCAAAAGAACAAAATGATTTTGAAATCCATTTCTTTTCCACAGATAATCTTGATGAATTCGGCAAAGTCAAAAGTGCATATTATGATGACTTTGATTATAAAATTAAAGCAGATTACAAAGATGACAAAGACAGAACTCTAGAGCTAAAAATCACTAGAAACGAATTTGATATTGATGTAATAGAAAAACGTTATAAGGAACTCTTTGACTATAAGCAAATGAAGAGTTTCCCATATCGTTTAGAAGACTTACAAGAAAAGACAATAACCTTAAAGACTAGTTTAAACGACTTGTTTTCTTCTGAAGTTGATGATAATTTAATAGCTAAAATAGGCAAGTTTGGATTTACATTTTATTTTTTAAAGAATACCATATCTGATGATAAACAAGATGGAGATATTAAGAAATATCCATATAAAAACTTTAATAGCACGAATAGAAAAACTTGGCTTAAAAAATTTGGTGGAGTAAAAATTTTTAGAGATGACTTTAGAATAAGACCATATGGAGAAAAAGGTGAAGATTGGTTAAAACTGGGTGAACGTCAAGGTCAAAGTCCTGGTGGTGCAGGGCAAAAATTAGGAGGTTATAGAATTAGACCTAACCAGATTGCGGGAACTGTAAATATTTCTAGAATTTACAATGAAAGTTTTCAAGATAAATCTGGACGAGAAGGAATACGTGAGAATGATGTTTTTGATTTATTCAAAAACTTATTGATTGAAATTATAAGCCTTTTCGAGAATGACAGAAATGTCATTATGTTCCACCTTTCAGAATTGTATAAAAAAAGAAATAAAGAAGAAGAGGAAAAAAGAAAAGCTCAAGAAGCCGCAGAGAGAATTAATAAGGAGGAAGAAGAAAAAGAGCAAAATGAAGACCCTTCGGAGGACAATGACGACACTCAAGACGATGATCCTACAACTGAAGGAGCTACTGACACAGAAAAATCTTTAGCAAAAGGGATTAAAATTCTATCTCAGGAGATAGAAAATAAAGATGAAGAAATTCGATTGCTTAGAACTTTTGCCAGTACAGGTCTTATCATCTCTTCTTTTGCCCATGAAGTAAAAAGCTTAAGGTCTAGATTGATACCTAGAACCTCGTTTTTACTTCGAGAACTTAAAAACCATATTAACGAAAAAGATCTTAATCATTTAGACAAGGATGACAATCCTTTTTATATGATTAAACTAATTCAGGAAGAAGATACTAAACTCAAACATTGGCTAGAATATTCTCTGAATTCAATTACTAGAGATAAACGAGAAAGAAGGAACCTGAGTTTTGGAAGTTATTTTGAAAGCTTTAAATCAAATTGGCAAAAAGCCATCGAGCAAAGAAATGCAACAATAGTATTAAATGGAACTAATGACGACAACTATACTATAAGAGCTTTCGAAGTAGATATGGACTCGATATTTAATAATCTTCTTTCTAATTCTCTTAATGCACTAAAAGGTGTGAAAAGAGAGAAAAAACTAATAGAAATAAGTTGGAAAAGGGTTAATGACACTATCGAAATATTGTTTTCTGATAATGGAAAGGGGTTAGCCTCACAATACAAAAAAAATCCGGAAGATATATTCAAGTTATTAGAATCGTCCAAAACAAATAAGAAAGGAGAAAAAATTGGTACTGGGTTAGGTTTATATATAGTTCAATCAATAGTTGAACAGTATAATAATGCTTCCATCAGCATTATGAACATAGAGGATGGATTAACTCTTAAACTAGAATTCCAAGTAAGAAAAGGTAATTAAAAATGAAATACAAGTTAGCATATATAGACGAAGATAGTGGGTGGCTAAATACATTCTATCAAACATTTAAAGGAGATTTTGACATAATTAGAATCAAAGCGGATGCTACGACTACATTGGATAGTATTGTAAGCACAATTTTCGACAATGATGTTGATGGTTTAGTAACAGATTATTTACTTGACGAAACAGGTGAGGTAGACTTTAATGGCAATAAAATAGTTGATGCGGTAAGAGATTATAAACCTCATTTTCCTGCTATTATGTTAACAGCTCATGAACCTCAAGCTATCAGTCAAACTGAAGATGTTAATATTATTAATGGTAAAGATATTCTTGATGGTGAAAATGAAAAACGTTTGGAAATACTTAAAGTCAAAATCAAATCAAATATTGACAGATACTATTCACTAATAAAAAATACTGAGAGTAGAATTGAAGAATTAGTTAAGAAAAGAAACGAAAATACCTTAGAAACAACTGAAGAAGAGGAGTTGACCAAATTGTTTATTCTAATGGATGAGTTAGAACCTGAAGGAAAGGATATACCCGCCAATCTAATTAAGCCAGAAGCAATCACTAAACTGAATGATTTTGTGAGCCAGACAAAGGAAATTTTAGAGGAATTAAAAAAGAAAAATAAATAATTATGAGTGTTTTTCGAGAGCATACTCCAAAGAGGAGAAATATTACAACTGATGTTTCAGCGTACGGAAAACATAGAGACGATCTAAAATTAGATTATCAAAATAGATGTGGATACTGTAATGATATCGACACATGGAGATTTGTTTGGTTTGAAATTGACCACTTTGTTCCAAAGAAATATCTAAAAACAATAAGTGAAACAGATTATTCCAACCTAGTTTATTCGTGTCGATCTTGTAATAATGCTAAAAGAGCAAAGTGGCCAACTGGTGATGAAAATAAACATAATGAAAGTAACAAAGGGTTTATTGACCCATGTGATGATGGTTACAACAATCAGTTTGAAAGGTTAAAAACTGGTAGTATCAGACCAAAAACTGAACTTGGTGAATGGATGTATAATGCAATGAAATTATACAAACCGCAACACGAGATTATATGGAATATTGATTTGCTAGATCAATTGATTGAGGAAATAGAGACCCTGCTTGACGCATCACCAAATAGTGATATTGAAAATAGACTATTGGAAGCATACAGAGAATTTAGAAAATACGTAAAAAACTTAAGTAACGTTGGACACTAAGAAAAATACTGGTTCATATTATACGCCTTCATACTTGGCAAGTTTTATCTCAAAAAGAGTTCTGTCTCATTTTGAGGACAAAACACGTATGTCCATTTTAGAGCCTAGTGTTGGTGATGGTGCTTTTGTTTCAGAATTAGCTAAGTCAACTGATATAAAAATCAAACTCTCCGCATTAGATATTAACCAAGAAGAATTAGATAAAGCTTCTGAAAAGTGGAAAAAGAAAAATGCGGCATTCATAAAAACTGATTTCCTTGACTTTTCCAATACTAATAAATATTCCGCAGTTGTTGGAAACCCTCCTTATGTCAAAAAAAATAGACTGACTAAAAAACAGATTGATTTAAGTAAAGAAATTCACTTTAAAGAGGGGCTTTCAGAAGCTTCGGTTAAAAATATTTGGACAACATTCCTAATCAAATCCAATAAACTACTTAATAATAATGGTGTTCTTGCATTTGTTTTACCTTCTGAACTATTGCAAGTGAAATTTGCTGAAGAAGTTCGGGAGTACCTAAAAAAAGAATTTCAAAGAATTGAAATTTTCACATTCAATGATCTAATGTTTGAATGCAAAGGACAAGATACTATTGTACTTTTTGCTTTTAAAAAATCAAATAATAGAGGAGAGTTTTTTGCTAATATAGATTCAAAAGAGACACTTGAAACAGGAAAATTCACTTTAAAAAACAATAACTTACTTGTTTCTTCAAAAGTAAAATGGACACATCATTTTTTAACAGATGATGAATTGACATTTATAGGAAATCTTAAAAAAGAACTTCTAACTGTTAATCATTATTCGGATTCTAAACCTGGCATTGTAACTGCTGCGAATAAGTTCTTTATTATTGATAAAGAAACTGAAAAGAAATATAATCTATCAAGATTTACCAAACCAATTATTCAAAAAGGGCTTTTTGTGAATGGTAGTGTTATTTTCAATCGTTCAGATCTTGAAGAACTAGAAGCTAATGATTATCCCACCAAGTTGCTACAACTCACTAATGAAGATAGAATCTCTAAGAAACTTCGAGAATACTTAACTCTTGGTGAGAAAGAAGAAATTCACAACAGGTACAAGTGTAAACTAAGAAACAATTGGTATGTAATCCCTAACATTTCTGATGTACCTGATGCATTTTTCTTTAAAAGAAGTCATTTATATCCCAAATTATTAAAGAATAATTCAAATGCTTTTGTAACGGATTCAGCTTATAAAGTTAAAATGAGAGATCAATACGACTTAAATAGTTTCATATTCTCTTTCTATAATACATTGACTCTTTTATTGTCAGAAATTGAAGGAAGATATTATGGTGGAGGTGTTTTAGAATTGGTTCCAAGTGAATTTAAAAAACTGTCAATGCCATACGTTGAAATAGATAATCTTCAATTTGAAAATTTCACTGAGAGATTTGAAAACAAGAAAAATATTGAAGACATCTTTTCCCAAAATGATTTAGCGATACTTAATCCTACGTTAGGGATAGGCAATGAAGAGCTATTACAATTGACAAAAATTAGGAATAAATTGAAGCGAAAAAGATTAAGAGTTTAAACCAAAATATTTCAGGTCTCATTATTCTGTTTTTTCCGATTACGAATTTTAGCTTTAGAATTTTCTTCATGTAAACTAACAAGAAAATAGAGAAATTCTCTTATATCTTTCACTTCTTCGTCCGTATACTTTTTACCGTATTTTTCTAATCTTTTCTTACAATGGTCTAGACTTAACATGAATTTTAAGTTTTTAAGGGCAATGGGAGTCGAATCAAATATAGCTGATTTACAGTGTTTTACAAAGAAGTAGACTGCATTTTATATGAAAACAAAAAGCAAAACCCTACTTAACACGCTGAATATCAAAAAGAAAACGGGATAAACTAGCTAGTTTATCCCGTCCAGTACCCGGGGCGGGAATCGAACCCGCACTCTGTTGCCAGAACTGGATTTTGAATCCAGCGCGTCTACCAGTTCCGCCACCCGGGCAGAACATTTATTTCCTCAGAAATACAGCGCGAAATTAATATTTTTTTATTCTCAACCTCATAAAATTTGATCTTCTTGAAAAAATCACTCTTCATAAATCTCTTATGAGTTCAAACTCAACTAAAAACAACTAGGTGTAAATATTTGGATAAGTGTGTATTATTTAATTAAATTTGCAGCCCTTTTTCAAGCAGTAATATCGTGGGAGATAGAATAAAATTTTTTACAGGCAACGCAGACATTGATTTAGCAGAGAATATCGCTAAAGCATACGGGTCTGGATTGGGCGATGTATCCATTCCTAAATTTAGTGATGGAGAGTATACCACTTACTTTAATGAAACAGTACGTGGACAAGATGTTTTTCTTTTACAATCTACCAATCCACCTGTAGACAATTTAATGGAAATGCTTCTGATGATTGATGCGGCAAAACGTGCCTCTGCGCGCCAAATCATTGCGGTAATGCCATATTTTGGATTTGCCAGACAAGATCGTAAAGATAAACCTCGTGTAGCTATCGGGTCTAAACTTGTTGCTAACTTATTAAGTGCGGCAGGTGTAACCAGAGTTATGACGATGGACTTACACGCTGATCAAATTCAAGGTTTCTTTGAAATACCAGTTGATCACTTATATGCTTCAAGCATTTTCCTACCTTATATCCAGGAAAACTTCAATCTGGATAATTTAGTTATTGCTGCCCCTGATACCGGTGGTACAAAAAGAGCCAATGCATACTCTAAATACTTAGGATTAGAGATGGCTATTTGTTACAAGCAAAGAAGTGTTGCGAATAAAATCGACAACATGATGGTTATCGGTGACGTAAAAGGTAAAGACGTACTGATCATTGATGACATTATTGACACTGCAGGTACCATTTGTAAAGCTGCAGAATTAATGATGGAACAAGGAGCTGCAAGCGTTAGTGCAATGTGTACGCATCCTGTTTTATCAGGTCCGGCATATGAAAGAATTAACAACTCTGTTATTAAAGAGATGATCGTTACAGACACCATCGCTTTAAAAGGAGAGTCAAGTAAAATAAAAGTTTTAACAGTAGCTAATTTATTTGCAGAGGTTATTCGTAGTTTAGAAAACCACGAATCTATCAGCAATAACTTTATAGTATAGAAACAAACAAGTAGAATGAAAACAATATCAATCACAGGTTCGGTTAGAGAGAATTTAGGTAAAACAGGAGCTAAAGACGCTAGAAACAATGACCAGGTGCCATGTGTTATGTATGGCGGTGGAAAACAAATCCACTTTACTGTAGATCAAAAATCATTTGACAAGATTATTTATACTGCAGATGTATATAATGTAATCTTAAACATTGACGGAACAGAATATAGCTCTTTGTTGAAAGATGCTCAATTCCACCCTGTAACTGACAAACCAGTTCATGCTGACTTCTTATTCTTAGAAGACGGTAAGCCTGTTACTGTGTCATTGCCTATCGCTTTGACTGGTTCTTCTGCTGGTGTTAAAAATGGTGGTAAATTAAGAACCCCAATGAGAAAGCTTAAGGTAAAAGGTGAGCTTGCTAACATGCCAGAAAATATTGAAATTGACATTACAAAATTACGTATTGGTCAATCTATCAAAGTTGGAAGCTTGACAACTGAAGGTCTTGAGTATTTAGACCCTGCGTCTAACGTGATCGTTGCAGTTAAAACTGCTCGTGGTGCGGTTCAGGATGACGAAGAAGAAGAGGAAGAAGCTGCTGAAGCTGAAGCTTAATTCGTTATTATATGAAATATCTTGTTTTTGGATTAGGAAACATCGGTTCAGAATATTCAGAAACCAGACATAATATAGGATTTAAAATACTCGATGAACTTGCTGGTTCATCGAGTATTTTTTTTGAACCCGATAAGTTAGCCTCTAAAGCTGTTGTCAAGTTTAAAGGACGACAGATTATCTTGCTTAAGCCTTCCACATATATGAATTTAAGTGGTAAGGCTGTTAATTATTGGATGCAAAAAGAAAAAGTCCCTGTAGATCGTGTACTCGTTCTCACAGATGATATTGCTTTGCCATTTGGTAAACTACGTCTTCGAGGAAAAGGAAGCGATGGAGGTCATAATGGACTTAAAAGTATCAATCAAATATTGGGACATAACAAATATGCCCGACTTCGATTTGGCGTAGGAAATGACTTTAATCCCGGGTCACAGGCCAACTATGTATTGGGGGAATGGAACTCTGACGAAAAGTCGCTACTTCCTGAACGCTTAGCAACCTGCACCAAACTTGTGCAAAGTTTTGTCTCTATTGGTCTTGGACAGACCATGTCTCAATTTAACAATAAATAGGGTTCCCTATTTCAAAACCATAGATGCGGAGCCAACCTCATCACCAGATATATAAGCTTTCACAAAATATTCTCCTGGAGTTAATGCATTGATTACATCCCAATACATGCATAAATCCAGTTGCTTATTCTCGTAATTTACTTCCTTTTTAACAGAGTATAATACACGTGCACCATTCAATTCAAATGTATTTGAATTATCCGACCTTTCAGCTAATACAGTTCCCTCTGGAGTCATAATACGCAGATACACCATCTTTTTCCCTGCTTCAGTCACTTCATTTTCATCAATGGTAAAACAAGCTTTTATCTTCTCTGCATTACTGGCTCTTGAAGTTTCTTTATGTATATTATTACGCTTTACACGTTGAGCATATACCTCGAAATTAAGTGCGGCTAACTTAGCTCCTAATCTCACCTTACTTTCTAATTCGGAGTTACTTTCTTTAAGCTTACTATTTTCATTCTCCTTTGCCCCTAATTCATCTCTTACTTTCAGATTTTCTGCTCTTAATTCTACATTTTCGGTATTTAAAGAATCAATGGTTCTCACATAACCCTTCATAATTTCACGCAAAGTAGCCGCCTCCTTCTTAAGCTTATAAATTGACCAATTGTACTTTTTCGCATCAGCCATCAATTTATCTACTTTTTCTTTCTGCGAAGTCAACTCAGAATTTATAGAATCATTATCGGTCATCAAAGAATCATATTCAGCAGCCATCTCCTTCAAATCGTGCATCACCTCTTTCTTCTCACTCTCCATTGTATCATAAGATACTCCACAGTCTTCCAATGCCAGTTTTAGGTTTCGGTTTTCAATAAGTAAGTAAATTCCCATTCCCGAAATCAATACTAATAATGCAATCAATACATATTGCACAATTGGCTTTTTTTGGCTGTCTCCTTGATTTTCCATAATTTTAATTCAATTATGGCCCAAAGTTATTCCAATAAACCGTTTTTATATACTCTTTTAACTGATTTTATAGCTTTACTTTATCCTGAAACATGTATAGCTTGCGGCCACACATTACTCCAAAAAGAATCGACAATTTGTCTTCAATGTCAATTAGATTTACCGCTTACTAAATTCGAAAACTATAGCCCCAATCCAGTTGAAAAACTATTTTGGATAAAAATTCCAGTTAGAGAAGCAACATCCGGATTTTTCTACTCAAAAAAGAGCAAAATTCAAAGAATCATTCATGAATTCAAATATCATAATAATCCAGAGTCAGCTTTACATATGGGAGAGTTACTAGGGGCTCAAATATTGGATTCTAACCGATTTAAAGAAATTGACCTCATCATTCCGGTTCCACTACATCCTCAAAAATTTAAAAAGCGTGGGTACAATCAATCAGAAAAACTAGCACAAGGAGTGGCAAAGGTTTTGAACTTACCTCTGGACATATCCACACTAACCCGATCCACAGACAACAGTACACAAACGAAAAAAGGACTTTTTAATCGATGGACTAACGTTCAACATGTATTTAGCATTATGCATCCTGAACGCCTTCAAGGCAAACATATTTTACTCGTTGATGACGTGATTACTTCAGGGGCTACTATTGAAGCTTGTGCCAAACAAATTCTACAAATACAAGGCTCGTCTATTAGTATTATATCGTTGGCTTTTGCCAATGATTAGAGAAATCATAAGATATTTTAAACACTTAAAAAATATGTTCTTCCACCCTGTGCAATAACTATATTTGCACCCATGTCAGAAAATCTTCAAATCAATAAAACAAGCAAAAAAGATGCTTACGAGACTTTGCTTCCGCAAGTCCAAAGTCTTATTGCCGGAGAAGTTAATCTGATTGCCAATTTAGCGAATGCATGCAGTGCTATTCAAATGACATTTGACCATCTGTGGACTGGTTTTTATTTAGTCGATAAAAAACAACTTGTTTTAGGACCTTTCCAAGGACCAATTGCCTGTACACGCATTCCAATGGGCAAAGGCGTTTGCGGAACGGCCTGGAAAGAACAAAATACAGTTATTGTTAAAAATGTGAATGAGTTTGAAGGTCACATTGCTTGTAGTTCTGACAGTGTATCTGAAATTGTAGTTCCCTTGTTCGACCTTGAAAACAACATCATTGGAGTTTTAGACATAGATAGCGCCCAAGAAGCTATGTTCGATGAGACTGATCAAAAATATCTGGAAAAGCTGTGTCTTTTAATCACCAAAAATTTAGACTGTTAATGAAAATAACACATTTTATAGTCATTTGTTTTGTCGCGCTGATTCTTGTTAAATGCGCACAGCCACGACCTCTAAATGGAGGTGAAAAAGATACTACACCACCTAAAATTCTGAGAAGTAGTCCGCAAAATCTATCTACAGGTTTTGAAGGTCATGTCTTCGCTATGGAATTTGACGAATATGTTCAAATTAAGTCGCTTAATTCTGAGCTGGTTGTATCTCCACCACTAACTTATCCTGTTGAGTATAAAATCAAAGGGAAAAGAGTCTTCTTTGAGATTAAAGACACCCTAAAACCAAATACTACTTATAATTTCAATTTTGGAAATGCAATCGTAGATTTAAATGAGAACAATCCATTAGATAGTAATTTATATGTGGTTTCAACAGGTTTAACATTAGACTCAGGTCAAATCTCTGGAACAGTAAAGGATGCATACACGTTAAAACCTATAAAAAATGCTACTGTTCTATTACATAATGTAGCTGATGATTCTGCCATTTTTAATGGCAATCCAACATATATTACCAAAACAGATGGAACAGGAAAATATCACTTAAAATACCTGACACCTGCAAATTATCAAATATTTGTTTTAGAAAATCCTGGCGCTGACTATAAATACGTTCCTCAAACTAATATTGGTTTTTATCATAAGAATATCAACCCATCTAAAGATAATCAGGTAGATTTCGTTCTATTTAAAGAAGCAGATACGACTCAATATATTTCAAAAGATTTTTCAAGAGATTACTACTCTTTTGTATTAGGCTTTCATTCAGATTTGAAGAAACCTAAATTCAAAATCCAACCGGATACTGTCAATTATATCATAGAGGAAATAAAACAAGACAGTTTTAAATTTTGGATTAAGGGAGATAAAGATGTAGACTCTGTCAACATAATCATTAAAGATGATTTGGGCTTTTTAGACACAATTGATATCAACATTGAGGATCGTAAAAAGTTCTATAAAAAACTGAAAAAAAGAAAGCAGACAAAAATTCCATTACCTTTAAAACTAAATACATCAAACAACGTTCATCACTATTTTGACACCCTAAAATTAAACTTTGGAAGACCTCCAATAAAATGGAATACAGATAGTATGTTATTTGTGCATGGAAAGGATACCGTTCCGGTAAAACAAATGTTTAAGTCGGGCAAACTTTCAATGGACCTCCCAACTGCCAAGAGAGGGACCACTAAAGAGATCAGGTCAATGGTGATTAATTATAAATGGGATTCTAATCAGGAATACGCCTTTATTTTTTATTCAGGAGCCTTTACTGACATTATTAACCAGAAAAATGATACTACCATTTTAAAATTCAAAACAAACAAGTTTGAAGATTATGGAAGCTTTAAATTTACAGTTAATGTCCCTGGATATAATGGGCCGCTATTACTGGAAATTCTGGATCAAAAAGACAAATTTGTTAGGGACTACAAAATCAAGTCAGGAGATGTTATTTCTCATGATTTAGCTATCCCTGGAAAATACAAAGTACGTCTAATCTTAGATGAAAACAATAATAAAAAGTGGGACACAGGTAATTTGATTGATCAAACTCAACCAGAGCAAATCATATATTACGATGGAATTGTGGAGATCAGATCAAACTGGGATATGGAAGAAACCTGGAACGTTCAAATCAAGTAATTTGAAACGCATCCTGATCATTTAAGAAATTAAACTTTTCTCTCACCGTTTGAATTACTTTTCTTTCAATTTGAAAGCAAGCCACTTCTTCTATCCCCGGTTTCGAAGAATAAACCATTCCACCAAGGGGATCTAAACATACGCTATCTCCCGAATGGTAAATATCGTTGCCGTCATTTCCTACCCGGTTAACCCCAATCACATAAGATTGATTTTCTATTGCGCGTGCAATTAATAGCTGTTTCCAGTAATATGATCTACGCTCAGGCCAATTGGCTACATAAATAGCCAAATCATAATCCACATCATTACGACTCCATACCGGAAACCTCAGATCGTAACAGATCAATGGCATGATTTTAAAACCTTTTAAATCAACAATCAATCTTTCAGTTCCGGAAGTATAATGTTCATCTTCTCCTGCAAAAGAAAATAAGTGTCTTTTATTATAAGACTTATACTCTCCATTGGGTTGAACCCAAAACAAACGATTAAAATACTGCCCTTTTTCTTGAATAATTACACTTCCGGTAACCACACAATCTTTGGACACAGCCATATTCTTCATCCACATTAAAGCCTTCCCTTCCTCTGTTTCACTCCATTTTTCCGGAGCCATGGAGAAACCTGTAGAAAACATTTCTGGTAATATCAAAAGGTCTACATTTTCGGATATCCCTTCCGATTTATCCGTAAACATTTCTAAATTTTTGTCAATATCTTCCCAATGCAAATCTGCCTGGATATAACATACCTTTATCGCTTCCATAAAGCGAAATTAGGGTTTCTATCTTCAAAAAATAAAGAAATCAGATTTAATTGATCCTAATGATCTGTGTTTTGCAAATTGTAATTTGTAATATACTCACACCTTTCAGCATTTTCATCGTAACAATCTCCATCTATACAATGAATTTTTTCTGCAACCCCATCACATTCTCCATTTCCGTAACGTACCATAACCAATGGTTCTTGATTATGCACCCATAAATATTTTACTACGCCACTAACGTAAGATTTACAATCATCAGAATATACCAATGGTTCTACTATTTCTACTTCTAGCCATTTTGGAGGAGACGTTGGGTTTTCATAAGCATAATCATGACAGAAACTGGTATAACACATCCATACATCTTCTTGTGGTTCTTCTACAATAGGTTGTTCTTTTTCGCAGGCCGTAAAAAATAATCCTAAAAGAATTAATAGTAAGCTAAGAGAGTTTTTCATAGGTAAAAATTTTAGTATTAAGTCCCTAATATACAACCCATTTTAAACCCTACAAATTTTATTTTCAGATTAAATTTTAAATCACATTAGTCAGAAACATCACATTTCAAGGTAAACATACACTTCACTGCATTTTTATCATCACAATCACCATTCACACATAAAATCTTTTCAGCAATATCGTCACATTCTCCATTTCCATAGGATACCATTGCGGCTGTCTCACCGTTTTTTAAATACTTGACCATTCCTTTCACTATACAGCCACACTCATCTGATACTACTAGCGGTTCCAGAATATAAACTTCTACATCTGACGCTACCTGATCAGGATTTTCATAAGAAGAATCGGTACAAAAATCAACACCACATCCAACTCCACAAACGCCATAAAAATTACCCTTTTTATTCTCTTTTTCATACTCTACCTTTTCACATGCAGAAAAAACCAATCCAATAAAAAACAGAAATAAAACTACAGAACCTCTCATAACATTATGTTTTAGGTTCACTAAAATACAATTAATGTGACTCAAAATCAAAAACTTACTTCATAAGCTCCTGTAATTTCATTTCCAAATCTTTTCCAAATAGGTTATATGCGACAATCTTTCCTT
This genomic interval from bacterium SCSIO 12643 contains the following:
- a CDS encoding helix-turn-helix domain-containing protein — its product is MTEIGKFLNKKSVNKAEIARRTGISTSRLSELSLKESTRFTVEELYLIALAIDIKPAIVLEEVCKNLKLNPR
- a CDS encoding ATP-binding protein; amino-acid sequence: MAKVPFKVSARTAKLIGLENFSNAEGAIIELIKNTYDADSKICITIFDLQYKEIENLSNESNETSEKELVLDRDNSNIFIIDNGEGMTDSIISNQWMTIGTDDKLYSHTSEDGRVKTGAKGIGRFALNRLGLSTEMYTISKTNKDIGHYWKVNWDDFDKKGAVVSQINAELLDKPNLDLKNLLHNRFEENQQIAEVIQEKSFSNGTIIKISNLNDNWEFEQLKKLYDNLEMLLPPKEQNDFEIHFFSTDNLDEFGKVKSAYYDDFDYKIKADYKDDKDRTLELKITRNEFDIDVIEKRYKELFDYKQMKSFPYRLEDLQEKTITLKTSLNDLFSSEVDDNLIAKIGKFGFTFYFLKNTISDDKQDGDIKKYPYKNFNSTNRKTWLKKFGGVKIFRDDFRIRPYGEKGEDWLKLGERQGQSPGGAGQKLGGYRIRPNQIAGTVNISRIYNESFQDKSGREGIRENDVFDLFKNLLIEIISLFENDRNVIMFHLSELYKKRNKEEEEKRKAQEAAERINKEEEEKEQNEDPSEDNDDTQDDDPTTEGATDTEKSLAKGIKILSQEIENKDEEIRLLRTFASTGLIISSFAHEVKSLRSRLIPRTSFLLRELKNHINEKDLNHLDKDDNPFYMIKLIQEEDTKLKHWLEYSLNSITRDKRERRNLSFGSYFESFKSNWQKAIEQRNATIVLNGTNDDNYTIRAFEVDMDSIFNNLLSNSLNALKGVKREKKLIEISWKRVNDTIEILFSDNGKGLASQYKKNPEDIFKLLESSKTNKKGEKIGTGLGLYIVQSIVEQYNNASISIMNIEDGLTLKLEFQVRKGN
- a CDS encoding HNH endonuclease produces the protein MSVFREHTPKRRNITTDVSAYGKHRDDLKLDYQNRCGYCNDIDTWRFVWFEIDHFVPKKYLKTISETDYSNLVYSCRSCNNAKRAKWPTGDENKHNESNKGFIDPCDDGYNNQFERLKTGSIRPKTELGEWMYNAMKLYKPQHEIIWNIDLLDQLIEEIETLLDASPNSDIENRLLEAYREFRKYVKNLSNVGH
- a CDS encoding N-6 DNA methylase, with translation MDTKKNTGSYYTPSYLASFISKRVLSHFEDKTRMSILEPSVGDGAFVSELAKSTDIKIKLSALDINQEELDKASEKWKKKNAAFIKTDFLDFSNTNKYSAVVGNPPYVKKNRLTKKQIDLSKEIHFKEGLSEASVKNIWTTFLIKSNKLLNNNGVLAFVLPSELLQVKFAEEVREYLKKEFQRIEIFTFNDLMFECKGQDTIVLFAFKKSNNRGEFFANIDSKETLETGKFTLKNNNLLVSSKVKWTHHFLTDDELTFIGNLKKELLTVNHYSDSKPGIVTAANKFFIIDKETEKKYNLSRFTKPIIQKGLFVNGSVIFNRSDLEELEANDYPTKLLQLTNEDRISKKLREYLTLGEKEEIHNRYKCKLRNNWYVIPNISDVPDAFFFKRSHLYPKLLKNNSNAFVTDSAYKVKMRDQYDLNSFIFSFYNTLTLLLSEIEGRYYGGGVLELVPSEFKKLSMPYVEIDNLQFENFTERFENKKNIEDIFSQNDLAILNPTLGIGNEELLQLTKIRNKLKRKRLRV
- a CDS encoding ribose-phosphate pyrophosphokinase, with product MGDRIKFFTGNADIDLAENIAKAYGSGLGDVSIPKFSDGEYTTYFNETVRGQDVFLLQSTNPPVDNLMEMLLMIDAAKRASARQIIAVMPYFGFARQDRKDKPRVAIGSKLVANLLSAAGVTRVMTMDLHADQIQGFFEIPVDHLYASSIFLPYIQENFNLDNLVIAAPDTGGTKRANAYSKYLGLEMAICYKQRSVANKIDNMMVIGDVKGKDVLIIDDIIDTAGTICKAAELMMEQGAASVSAMCTHPVLSGPAYERINNSVIKEMIVTDTIALKGESSKIKVLTVANLFAEVIRSLENHESISNNFIV